The Dehalococcoidia bacterium genome segment GCCGACCTGGATACCGACGCGATCGAGGCCAACCGGCGCATCTGCCTTCGCTTCCCCGTGATTCCTTCGCCCGCATCCGAGGCGCAAATCCGGTCAGCCGTGAGCGTGATGACGCCTGCGCTGACCAATGACGTCGACTACCAGCGCCAGTGGCTCGCCAACCGACTGCCGGGATGGAGTGACAGTGAGCTCTACAATATTACCGAGACTGACCTGCGGATGGTAGCGCTGCTCGACCGCTTGCTCAATGATCCCGATGTAGGCAGTTCATTGAAGACAATGGCAAGCCGTGCTGCCGGATTCCAGAGAGGCGAAGGACAGGCGAGGGAAATCTTCCTCCATGAAGGTATCCAGGCTCAAAACAGGCCGGGAACTCTGTATCACGAACTCACCCATTTCTACTCTCACACGGTCTTCCGCGACTGGGTGGCGACCACAACCAACAGCCGCTGGTACAACGATGGCTTCGCTGAGTATCTGGCCCGGCTGGCCATGCCGGACCCTGTTCGTGTTCAGAGGACGCAGTATCAGGATCGGTGGGACAGCATTAATACTGAGGTAGCGCCAAGTGTGCCCGAAGACGACATCGCCCGCGCCTACTTCCTCGGCGAGGTGTGGCGTATCGAGACGGCCTCCACGGTGTCCCGGCGAGAGGCTGGCGCGCAGTTGGACCTTCAGGAAACAGCCACTGCCGGTGAGGAAAAAGAGTCTTCACGGACCGGCCCCGGCATCAATCAGACCGTCATGCCCGGGCAGCACTATCGGTTCATGAATATCGGGTTTGATCGCCCCGCACCCAAGCCAGAGCATGTGGGCTTCTTTCGACAGATCAAGTCAGAGCATCTGGATCCGGCGCCAGCAGTTGCGGTGTGTTTTGTGGGCCATGCATCGACAGCCGGATCGCTCGAATACAACGAGCAATTGTCCTCGCGTCGTGCGCAAGCCTTTTACGAAATGGCCCAGACTGAGGGAGTCTCCGGCGATCGGCTCATCGGTGCGGCCAATCCGCCGCACTTGGGCGAAACCCGCGTGACGGCCACCGAAGAAGATCCGGCCACCCGGGCATTTAACCGGCGTGTAGAGATGATACTTCAACCCGTCGCCGCAGGAGCAACCGTGGCTCAGGCTAACATGCGCCGCAGTTCACGCATCGATGTCGCCACCTCCGTTCAAGCCCATCTCCCATCTTATCCCGACAGCGATGGCGGATTGTTAACCCAGGCATTGCTTGCCCGCCTCGGGCGACAGGGAACGACTCCCAGCGCAGCGACCGCCGCTGTAGGGGCAGGCGAACGCAGATTCGGCAGTTCGCCCGGCTCCGATGAGGAGCGGGCGGGAGTCTCGGTTGGCCAGAGCGCCACTGCCGCTTCGGGAAGCACTCCGCAACGCCGTGCTGTTGTCATTGGCAACGGCGATTATGATCCGGCCACAACCAGCGGACATACCATGGCGACGACAAACCCGTTGCCAAGCAGCTTGACCGACTCCAGCCGAATTGCCACAGCGCTTTCCGACAGGGGGTATGATGTGAGCCATCTCCCCAATCAGACGGCGACGCAGATCGACTCGGCGCTGACGAGCGCACTCTCCGGGCTTTCGGCCGGAAGCGAACTATTCTTCTATTACAGCGGGCATGGCACGCTTGAGGGGCTCATCGGCATCGACGGCACTGCGTTCACTCAGGCGCAAATGCTGTCGATCCGTTCCGCTGCCCGTACGGCTCTGGTTGACCTGATCATCAATACCGACGCTTGTCATTCCGGGGTCTTCGCCGACGCGATTCGCGGTGCAGAGCTGCGGGACACGCGTACATCTGCCGCGGGTGGCAGCGGCGGATCGACCAATGCTATTCTGGTGGCGGCGCTTGACGCTGCCATTGCCGTACAAGATGCGAAGGATGCTTACAATACAGCTATCCAAGGATGGTGGGAGCAGCGCTGGGTCCTGGAGGCAGCCATGGCCGCACCTCCACCAATGACTGACCCGGATATCGACCCACGCGGGATCGCGTGGAGCACTCATTACCAAACAGCCGCTTCGCATTGGAATGACTTTGTCACCACGGCAAACCCGCTCCTCCACGCCATGCGGATCGCTGCCGCTACGGCTGGAATCGCATTGGCCGGTCTCACACTCACCTCAATTACGTCACCCTATAACAGCGACGCCGAGATGTTAGTGCAGGCTGGCCTCGATGACGTGGATACGCTCACCAATCAGGTGCTCACGGAGGTCGATGGGCGGTTGCCGTAGCCAGGGGATGTTGTCAGGGTTACTGATCCCAAAGGAGAAATCATATGAGCAGTTTTCCCGGTTCACCGAATCTGGCCAGGGGGGCGCTGGTCGGTTATGACCCGATGAATCCGCTGGCCAGTGTGATCGTTTTTCAGTATAACCCGCAAACGCTGACGCGTTCGCTGAGGGCTCGTTCCTCGGGTGGGGAGGGCGGCGCTGTTGCAGAGGTGACGCGCCTTTCCGGCGCACCGGAGGAGACCATCAGCCTGGAGATCGAGATCGACGCCACCGACCAGCTGGAGAAAGCCGATCCGATAGCCGTCAGCATGGGCATCTACCCGCAGCTTTCGGCCCTTGAGATGCTCCTTTATCCCAAGACCGTCCAGGTGATCGCCAACACGGCTCTCATGGCGGCGGGCACCATCGAGATCATCCCGCCAGAAGGCCCGTTCGTTCTCTTCATCTGGGGTATGAAACGCGTGCTGCCGGTGAAGCTCTCCGAGTTCTCTATCACCGAGGAAGCCCATGACGTCAACCTGAACCCCATTCGCGCCAAGATATCGCTCAGCCTGAAGGTTCTGAGCTACAATGATCTCTCTCTGACCCATCCGGGCTACTATGCCTTCCTGGGCCACCAGGCGGTGAAGGAAGCGATGGCTGTGATCGGCAGCGTGAGCAACGTGAGCGCCGCGGCAAGCAGCGGCATCAATCTTGGGTGAGGTAAGCTATGTTCGATTCTACCAGCCGATACTACAATCTGGAGACGGCCACCTATACCACTAGCGATGGGCAGGTGATCGCCTACAAGCGACGAAGATTCCTGCCGCAGGGCAAAGACCTGCCGCTTTTAACCCAGAGCAGGGTGGAACAGAGCGACCGCTTGGACCTGATCGCGGGCCGAACCATCGGCGATCCGGAGCAGTTCTGGCGCGTCTGCGATGCCAATGACGCCATGAATCCGGACGAGTTGATCGAAGAGCCGGGAGTAAGCCTCCGGGTGCCGATTCCCCAGCCTGAGGTGCCTCGATGACCCAACCGGGAATTCATCTGACCCTGCTCATGGGGCCGACTGTGCCGGTGCCGGTTACGCCCACGCTTCTGGAGGCGCTGGACAGCGTGGAGGTGACGCACCGGGATCAGGGACGCTCCGGGTTTCAGATGACGTTCAAGGTGGGAAGGTCCGGCCCGACGGATATGCTGGAATTCAACGCACTTCAAAATTTGGCGCTCCGGCCGTTCAGCCGGGTCATCTTGATGGTGACCTTCGGCGCAGTGCCACGGATATTGATGGATGGAATCATCACTCAGCAGCAGCTCTCGCCCCAGAACCAGCCGGGCTCCTCGAGGCTGGTCATCACCGGGGAGGACGTCAGCGTGATGATGGATATGGAGGAGAAGGCCGTCGAGCATCCGGCCCAGAATGAGATGATCATCGCCAATATGATTATTGCCAGCTATGCCCAGTACGGCCTGACGCCGATGGTGATCCCGCCGGCTTCCTTCGATACGCCCATTCCCACGGAGAGAACGCCGGTGCAGCAGCTCACCGATCTGGCCTATTTGAACGAGATGGCCGGGCGCTGCGGATACGTTTTTTACGTCACCCCGGGGCTGGTGCCGGGACAGAACATTGCCTACTGGGGTCCGCCGATCCGGGCGGGTCTGCCGCAGAAAGCGCTTTCCCTGAACATGGGGCCCAATACCAATGTGGAGCAGATGAGCTTCTCTAACGATGCCCTGCGCCCGACTTTGCAGTCGGGCTCGATTCAGGATCGGCAAAGCAATCAGAGCCTGCCGGTGCAGACCTTTGCCAGCACCCGGACACCGCTTTCCAGCCAGCCCGCGCTGATGGCTAATCAGCCCAATGTGCGGCGAAGAGGATTCCGACGCAGCGGGGTCAACACTGTTCAGGCCTATGCCCAGGCTCAGGGAGTGACCGATATCTCCACCGATGATGTGGTGACTGCCAGCGGAGAGCTCAATGCCTTGTTTTATGGAGACTTGCTTCAGCCCAGGGGGTTGGTGGGAGTGCGGGGCGCAGGCTACAGCTATGACGGGACTTACTATGTTAAAAACGTCACCCACAGCATCCGCAAGAACGAATACAAACAGCGTTTCACCCTGACCCGCGAAGGGACAGGATCGATAACGCCGATGGTGAGAACATGAAATTCTTCGGCAAATATCGCGGCACGGTAGCCAATAATGTCGATCCGATGCAGCAGGGACGCATCCAGGTGAATTGTCCTTCGGTTCTGGGAGACGGCCAGATGAGTTGGGCCATGCCCTGCTCTCCCTATGCAGGCTCTTCAGTGGGGCTGTTCACCATTCCGCCAGCCGGGGCCAATGTGTGGGTGGAGTTTGAAGAAGGCGAACCCGATTACCCCATCTGGAGCGGATGCTTCTGGGGAACGGGGGAGGTTCCGGCCAGTCCCGCTATCGCCGAGATGAAGGTCTTCAAAACGGATACGGCCACCATCACCATCAATGATACGCCCGGCGCGGGAGGCATCAAGATTGAGACCACCGCCGGGATGAAGATCGAGATCAGCGCCACCGGCATCGAGATCAATAACGGCTCGGGCGCCAGCATCAAACTTCAAGGTAACAAAGTAACCATCAACGATTCCGCCCTGGAGGTGATGTGATGTCTGGTTATCTGCTCCATCAGGGGGCCACGGTGATGTGTGCTCACTCCGGGCAGGCTCAGCCTACGGCGCCCAATGCGCGCGTCAAGGTGAACAGCCAGATGGTGGTGACTCAGAGCTGTACCTATACCATCGCCGGTTGCTCGTTCAACGTTTCCGGGTCTCCGGTTCCGTGCGTCACCGGCCAGTGGATCACGGCAGCAACACGGGTAAAAGTGGGGGGGCTTCCTGTTCTCCTGCAGGATAGCCAATCGACTTGTATGCCCAACGGCACGCCGATGACCGTTTCATCTACCCAGACTCGAGTGAGGGGGACATAATGCAAATCGATTATCCGCTTCATTTCGATAGCCGCGGCCGCACAGCGGAGGCCGCCGCAGATAAACACATCCGCGATCTGATCGAGCAGGTCCTTTTCACCTCTCCCGGCGAACGCGTCAACCGGCCCACATTCGGCTGCGGGCTGATGCAGCTGGTGTTCGCCCCCAACAGCGATGAGCTGGCTACGGCCACCCAGTATCTGGTGCAGGGCTCTTTGCAGCAATGGCTGGGGGACTTGATTCAGGTGGAAGCCGTCGAGGTGCGCTCGGAGGAATCGACCATTGAGGTCACCATGAAGTATATCGTTCGCCAGACCCGGGAGCGCACGGTGGCGCAGTTCTCGCGCGAGGTTTAGATGAATACACAATATCATTGCCACAATCCGCAGCGGCTTCAATTGGTGCGTCAGCACCCGAATCTCAACGCCATCGACTATCTGGAGGTGCTCGATCAGCTCTCTCCTGATCAGAGCCTGCGCCAGCGCATCCTGCTGGTCCATTGCGTCAAACCGATTTCCGGCGTCACGGCCGCCAATGTGCGCATCGAGGGCGGAGTTCGCCGTCAGGTGAATGTTCAAGAAGCATCTATAGCCTCCGAAATGATCGATGCCCTCAAGGATTTGCCTGTCCAGACCCGCAGCGAGATACTCGATCGCGATGACCCGGCCAGGGTGCTCATCGTCAAGGTCGATTCATTGGCCGATTTCTCCACCTACCGGCTGAAGCTGGTCAAATCGATTACCAGCGATACGCCGCCCGTCGGCTTCGATCCGGTCCTTTTCTGGATTGAGTTCGCCTTCAAGGTGGAATGCCCCAGCGATTTCGATTGCCTGCCCAGGCTGGTTTGCCCGCCGCCGGATCTGACCGGACCCCGGATCGATTACCTGGCCAAGGATTATGCCAGCTTCCGTCGATTGCTCCTGGACCGGCTTTCCACCGTTCTGCCCGATTGGCAAGAGCGCAACGCGGCCGATGTGGGCGTGGCGCTGGTGGAAGCTCTGGCTTATGCCGGAGACTATCTCAGCTACTATCAGGATGCGGTAGCTACCGAGGCCTATCTGGGCACAGCCCGCAAGCGTACTTCGGTGCGCCGCCATGCCAAGCTGATCGATTATCCGATGCATGAAGGCTGCAATGCCCGCGTGTGGGTGCAGATTCAATCCAATGGTGGCGATATCTTCCTTCCACAGGGAATGCAATTATTCACCCGGCTCACTGCCATCAACACGCGAATCGCTCCCAATTCCACCGAATACGATAAGGCGATGGAGCAGCAGCCGGAATGCTTTGAAACCCTGCACGAAGCCATCCTCTGCGAGCATCACAACGAGATCAGGTTCTATACCTGGGGAGACGAGGAGTGCTGCCTGCCGGAAGGCTCGACCAGCGCCACGCTTCTGGATGACAAGGACAATCGGCTGCGGCTACGAGTAGGGGACGTGCTCATCTTCGAAGAGGTGCGTAATTCCAAAACCAGACTCGCCTGCGAAAAGAATCCGGCCCATTGCCATGCCGTGCGTCTCACTCGGGTCTATCCTCAGGCGGAGATTTCTGCCGATAGCGGAGAACTGCAATTGAAACAGGAAGGCAGTGTCGACCAGAGCCTGACCGATTCCCTGACAGATGAAATGATTGTGGAGATCGAGTGGGCACAAGAGGATGCCCTTCCTTTCTGCCTGTGTCTGGAAGAGGTGGTCGATCCCCTTGATCCGGAAAAGGGAAAACAGCCGGTGAGCGTAGCCCGGGCCAATATCGTGCTGGCCGATCACGGCCGGACCCTGGGAGCGGGTAAAGGTGGGGTTGCCGATACCCCGGAGGCATTGGATTCCCCCGGCGAGGATCAATACCGGCCTTCTCTGAAGGAGACCGGGATCACCCACGGCGTTCCTTACAGCGATTCCCAGGCGCGGCGCAAATCTGCCGCGGCAGCATTGGCGCAGGATCCGCGTCAGGCCCTGGCCGAGGTAACGCTTTATGATGATGACGGCAATGACTGGCACGCCCAGCGCGATCTCCTCTACAGCGGCGAGTTCGATCACGACTTTGTCGCCGAGATAGAGGATAACGGCAAAGCCCGGCTGCACTTCGGCGATGGGTTCCTCGGCGAAGCTCCTAAGGAAGGAGCCTCGCTGGAAGCGGTCTACCGGATCGGCAACGGGCGAGCTGGGAATGTGGGGGCGGAGGCCATTGCCCATATTATTGCCAGCGATGACGGCATCGGCACGGTGAGGAATCCCATGCCTGCTCAGGGAGGCACGGATGCCGAGTCCATAGAGGAAGTGAAACTCTATGCTCCGCAAGCCTTCCGCACTCAAAAGCGGGCCGTTACCCCTCAGGATTATGCCGATTGTGCTGCCAAGCACCCTGAAGTGCAGAAAGCGGTGGCTACGTTGCGCTGGACGGGAAGCTGGCACACACTGTTCTTGACCGTGGATCGAATGGGAGGTCGGGAGGTGGATGAGGCATTCGAGGCGAAACTAGTCGCCTTTCTAGAGCAATTCCGACTGGCCTGCCATGACCTGGAAATAGAGCCGCCGATCTATGTGCCGCTGGATACCGCCATGAACGTCTGCGTCAAGCCGGGCTATTTCCGCGACAGGGTCAAGAGCGCGCTGCTGGAGGCATTCGGAACCTCGGATTTGCCCGATGGACGGCGCGGCTTCTTCCATCCCGATAATTTCACCTTCGGGCAGGCGGTCTATCTCAGCCAAGTGATCTCCACCGCCATGCAGATACCGGGGGTCCAGTGGGTGGACCTGAGCGGAGAGATGAACCGGTTCCAGCGATGGGGAGAGCCACCGCATGACGAAGTGGAGGATGGTCTGATTGCCATGGATCGCCTGGAGATCGCGCGCCTCGATAACGATCTCAGCCAACCGGAGAACGGTAGAATCGAATTCTTAATGGAAGGTGGCCTATGACCACACCCTGCAACAGTTCGCCGCTGAGTCCCTGCGATTGCCCCGAAACGCTTCAAATTACGAGGGACAATCCGCCAGGACAGCCCGCCATCTCATACCGGCTGGGAACTCATGCCGTGCTCTTCCAGCAGATGCTGGAGAGGATTCACTCCGATGAGTTTCTTCAGAAGCATCTAACTTCTCGTAGCACCGATGATCCGGCCGTTGCTTTTCTGGATGCCTGGGCTATAGTAGGGGATGTGCTGACGTTCTATCAGGAACGCATCGCCAACGAAGGGTATCTGGGCACGGCCACCGAACGGCGCTCCATACTGGAGATGGCCCGAACCATCGGCTATGAGCTGGACCCCGGTGTTGCCGCCAGCACCTACCTGGCCTTCACCGTGGACAGTACCACCGATCCATATCTGGAGGCGACTATCTCTCAGGGAACTCAGATTCAAAGCATTCCGGCCAAGGGACAGTTGCCCCAGACATTTGAGACGTCCCAAGAGTTTATCGCCCACGCAGAGTGGAATGAACTCAAACCGCGCCGGAGCCGCAACCAGACGCTGGCCCTTGATGCTGATGGCAGGCTGTGCTATCTGGCCCTTTCCGATAAGGGATCGCACACTGTCAGCCAATACTTTCTAGTGAATCCCGATCCTTCGCTCCAAGCCAGCGATCATGTCGAGGCCGCTACGGTCAATACTCTGTACCTGGAGGGCGTGGCCGCTCGACTCCAACCCGGCGATCTCATCCTTCTGGCCGGAGTCAAGAACGGCGGCAGTTACAAAACGCTTGTCAATCCTATCGTACGCCTCGAAATCCAGAAAGAACTGAATCGAACGGTCATCGAACTGGATGGAACCTCTGAAGCTATCACCTTTGCGCCCGCCGATCTGTCTCTGGTCAACTCAATCGCCACCGGGCTCTCCTTCGACGCCGAGCAGGTTCAATCCAATGTGCTTGCCGCCGATATCAGCCAGAAGATGCTGAGCGCGCTGATGAATATCAACCAGTGGGATCGGACCGGGCTTTTGAACCACATCAACGCCATTCAATCCGCTGCAGCCACGCTGTCCACTTTCCAGGGCGTGTTTGCCTTCCGGGAGCAGGTGGGATTCTTTGGTAATACTGCGCCCAAATGGGAATCTCTGCCTGTCAGTCAACGATATGATCATTACAAAGTTCAGGAAGGCGGGGAGTGGAAAGAGGTTGACGGCGATCCTGTTTACGAGCAGGACTGGGACAAGTACGGTTGGCTTATCTGGAAAGACTATCCCGTCGGAAACTGGTACTCCTCCTCCGGTGCGGACGTCTATCTGGAAAGGAAAGTGGAGGGGATCGGGAAAGAGAGCTGGACGGTGTTCCAACTTGCTGGCCAGGGCTCGCAACATCGATATACGGCGCTGCGGGTGACGGACACCATGGATCAATCAATCACCGGCTTCTCTCTGAGCGGAAAATCCACCGGACTGCGGCTGAGGGAGGAAAACGGACGTCCTATACGTGACCCGTATAACGATTTCGTGTTCACCAACGATGCCTTCGATGAATTTCAGGTCCGCAATACCACCGCCCATGTCAAAAGCGAGAGGCTGGCCCTGACGGCCTTGCCGATAGAGGACAACATGGAAGAAGAGCAGATGGATGCCGAGGGCAATACAACGCTCTCCGGCGTCAGCCAGATGATGCTCGAAGGCATGGTGCTGGACTTGCAGATAGATCAGCCGGTGATCATCAGCGGCGAACAAGCGGATGCCGCAGGGGTCATCTCCAGCGAGGTGGCGTTGCTAAAGGATATCGTCCATAACCGAGGATACACCGTGCTCTATTTCAAGGAAGCCCTGAAGTACCGTTATCTTCGCGATACTGTCAGCCTCAGCGCCAATGTGGTTCCGGCCACTCACGGAGAGACGGTTTCGGAGGTGCTGGGGAGTGGGAACGGCACTCAAACCAATCAGCGTTTCAAGCTCAAGAAGCCCCCGCTAACCTATACGTCGGCGTCCACAGAGACCGGATCGGAAAGCTCGCTCACCGTCAAGGTCGACGGAATCGACTGGGAGGAAGCCGGTTCTCTTTATGGACTCGACTCCCGAACCCGGAGCTATATTGTGCGCCTGGATAACGAAGGCAATGTGTTTATCACCTTTGGCGATAGTAAGATGGGGGCTCGCCTGCCGACAGGTGTGGAGAATATCGCCGCCACCTATCGCAGCGGCATCGGCTTTGACGGCGAGGTCGATGCCGAGAGCCTGAAGCTTCTCAAGACCCGGCCTCAGGGAATCCGCAGCGTCAATAACCCAATCGCTGCCAGCGGCGCGGATGACCCGGAGACGATGGATACCGCCCGCACGAATGCCCCTTTGACCGTGCTGACCATGAATCGCATCGTCTCGCTGAAGGACTACGAAGACTTCAGCCGGGCGTTTTCCGGCATCGGTAAGGCTCAGGCGATTGTGCTCTGGAACGGCGAAGTCGATCTGGTGCATATCACCATCGCCAGCGCCGGCGGGGAAGCACTGGATTCCACTTCGATCACCTATCAGAACTTGGTGGAGGCCATCGATACCTACCGCAATCCCATCTGCCAGGTGCAGGTGGACACCTTCGATCTGCGCCTTTTCCACATAGAAGCCAAGGTCAAAATCGATTCCCGTTACGTTGCCGCCGATGTCCTGGATCAGGCTGAGTCGGCGCTGAAAGAGGCTTTCGCCTTCGAAGAGCGAATGTTCGGCCAACCGGTCACGGCAGCGGAGGTCATCAGCATCATCCAGCAGATTCCCGGCGTCATCTACGTCGATCTGGATCGGCTTTACTTGGCCGATGATGAAACGGGACCGACCCAGATCAACCCGCCATCGATGTTGCCCGCCCATCAAGCCCGATGGCCTCGCGGCAAGGATTTTGAGCGGGCGCAATTGCTTCTGATCAACCCCGTCGGCATCAAGATGGAGGAAAAGACATCATGACTCAGAATGACCAGGATCGCCTCTATAATCTTTTGCCGTCCATCTATCGCATCCGGGATGCCGATCAGGGAGAGCCTTTGCGCTCCCTTTTGATGATTATTCAGGAGCAGGCCGATGCCCTCCGGAAGGATATCGACGGCCTCTATGAGGACTGGTTTATCGAGACCTGCGCCGATTGGGTGATCCCTTATATCGGCGAACTGGTGGGCAACCGGCCTTTGCATGAGATCAAAAAGGCTCGCCGCACCGATGTGGCCAAGACCATCTATTACCGGCGGCGCAAGGGTACCGCGGCCATGCTGGAAGAGATGGCGAGAGATGTGACCGGCTGGGGGGCGCATGTGGTGGAGTTCTTCAAGCTGATGGAGTGGAGCCAAAATCTGAATCATCTCCGGTTTTCGAAATCTATCGATCCACCCCCCGGTTCGCCCGTATCGGTGGACTACGTGGGAACGGTCAATATCCGAAGCCGGGACGTCATCGACCGGATCGACGGACCTTTTGACGTCATCAGCCACACGGCGGATATCCGTCCCATCTGCTGCTGGGAGGGCTGGCACAATATTCGCAAGATCGGGTTTTTCCTCTGGCGGTTGGAGACGTATCTATTGGCTGCCATCAGCCCGCGTCCGGTGCCGGATCATCCCCATTGCTTTACCTTCAGCCGGTTGGGAAATATGACGCCGCTTTTCCATGAGCCTCAGCGCGAGGATGACGATACCGGACTCGCCAGGGAAATCCATGTGTCCGGCCCGATCCGGCCATTGGCTTTTGATATTGATTTGAAGGCATATGATCCTGACGATGGCTCCGGCAGCAGCGATTATTATGGCCATGACCGGGGACTCTCGATCACCAAAAACGGGAAGCCGGTGCCCCCGGAAGATATCGTGAGCATGGACCTGAGCAGCTTCGGGTGTCCTGACGCAGGCAAAGTAGCCATCGATGTGAAACATGGCCTGCTGGGATTTGCGCCGGGCGAGGAGCCAAGCGCTCCTGCCAATTTGGCTAAGTTCAATGCTACGTACACTTATGCCTTCAGCGCTGATATCGGCGGCGGCCCTTATGAACGCCGTCAGGACATGATCGAACATGAAGAGGAAACAGCTACGGTGATCGAGGTGGCCAAAGGAACTGCTATCGATACGCTGCAAAAGGCTCTCAATCAGTGGGCTGCAGACGATAAGAAAGCGTGTACCATTCGAATCATGGACAACGGCATCTACGGCGGCAACATGGATATCGAGTTGCCTGTGGACGGTTGGCTGCAAATCCAGGCGGATAACGGCGTCTGGCCCGATGTGCGTCTGGTCGGAATTTCCAGCCTCAAGGTTGCCAGCGGTGAAGCCAGATTAATCCTGGATGGCCTTCTAGTGGAAGGGGCTTTTGATCTCAGCGGCAGCCTGGATTTGATCCTTCAGCATTGCACGCTCGTTCCCGGAAGATGGCTGAACCTGGCGGGCGATCCCATTTATCCTGATCGCGATAGTCTGGTGGTTACGACCGCTTCTGCCGAAATGAGCGTCACCATCAGGAAGTGTATCCTCGGCCCGATACGAATGCCGGAGATCACCAAATGCCTGGCGATTGAGGACAGCATCGTCCAGGGGTTGAGAGTAGGCAAAGGCGTGCGGTATGCCATCGCGGCGGATGATCAAGGAGATGAACCCGGCCCGCCGCTGGTTCTGGACCGCGTCACTGTCTTTGGCCCCGTGTATGCCAAAGAATTGATCCGGGCCTCCGAGGTGATCTTCACCGATGAGGTCATGACCGAGCGCCAGCAGATCGGCTGCGTCCGCTTCAGCTACGTGCCGGAGGGATCGCTGACGCCTCGGCGCTATCACTGCCAGCCGGATACGGCGATGTCTAAAGAAGAGCAGCTTCTCAAGCGTAATTTGACCGCCGCGGAGAGAAAGCTGATCAGGGATCGGCTGGAGCCACTCTTTACCTCCCGGCGCTATGGAGAGCCGGGCTACGCACAGATAATCCGCCCCTGC includes the following:
- a CDS encoding putative baseplate assembly protein yields the protein MTTPCNSSPLSPCDCPETLQITRDNPPGQPAISYRLGTHAVLFQQMLERIHSDEFLQKHLTSRSTDDPAVAFLDAWAIVGDVLTFYQERIANEGYLGTATERRSILEMARTIGYELDPGVAASTYLAFTVDSTTDPYLEATISQGTQIQSIPAKGQLPQTFETSQEFIAHAEWNELKPRRSRNQTLALDADGRLCYLALSDKGSHTVSQYFLVNPDPSLQASDHVEAATVNTLYLEGVAARLQPGDLILLAGVKNGGSYKTLVNPIVRLEIQKELNRTVIELDGTSEAITFAPADLSLVNSIATGLSFDAEQVQSNVLAADISQKMLSALMNINQWDRTGLLNHINAIQSAAATLSTFQGVFAFREQVGFFGNTAPKWESLPVSQRYDHYKVQEGGEWKEVDGDPVYEQDWDKYGWLIWKDYPVGNWYSSSGADVYLERKVEGIGKESWTVFQLAGQGSQHRYTALRVTDTMDQSITGFSLSGKSTGLRLREENGRPIRDPYNDFVFTNDAFDEFQVRNTTAHVKSERLALTALPIEDNMEEEQMDAEGNTTLSGVSQMMLEGMVLDLQIDQPVIISGEQADAAGVISSEVALLKDIVHNRGYTVLYFKEALKYRYLRDTVSLSANVVPATHGETVSEVLGSGNGTQTNQRFKLKKPPLTYTSASTETGSESSLTVKVDGIDWEEAGSLYGLDSRTRSYIVRLDNEGNVFITFGDSKMGARLPTGVENIAATYRSGIGFDGEVDAESLKLLKTRPQGIRSVNNPIAASGADDPETMDTARTNAPLTVLTMNRIVSLKDYEDFSRAFSGIGKAQAIVLWNGEVDLVHITIASAGGEALDSTSITYQNLVEAIDTYRNPICQVQVDTFDLRLFHIEAKVKIDSRYVAADVLDQAESALKEAFAFEERMFGQPVTAAEVISIIQQIPGVIYVDLDRLYLADDETGPTQINPPSMLPAHQARWPRGKDFERAQLLLINPVGIKMEEKTS